Proteins found in one Pelorhabdus rhamnosifermentans genomic segment:
- a CDS encoding L,D-transpeptidase, whose protein sequence is MKQLIVLVLFFCSLLFQFCDAAALASPSIVVNLPSRTLSLFKDGSLVKVYSVAIGSPATPTPLGAFKVFNKEVNPSWYPPGKDYHIDSGPDNPLGYRWMEFSPTYGIHGTNRPDSIGTVVSNGCIRMNERDVDELFAQVPLGTPVTIMYDRVQVRLDAVGQASVGIYPDVYGVGGVTVGNVKAELSQYGLADFVSDDKISQLVDDVSGVQVIVATVCALKVNDRLLDDKVVMDGSRVSVPVDSVARALKKTFLFDENNHVVRMQAKSVPGVRRGSHIYVVPEDIQTLFGGSAVLNSAKNEFVIQALRVKVNDKPYDMDIEQVGPILALPVEKVAESLGVKLLYSSNRDHVFVGGQEVLVTWIQGQPYLQINKINEFFGACVYYNEQAQTIELTYPAP, encoded by the coding sequence ATGAAACAGCTGATTGTCTTGGTCTTATTTTTTTGTTCTTTATTATTTCAATTTTGTGATGCTGCAGCTTTAGCATCACCGTCCATTGTTGTAAATTTACCCAGTCGTACTTTATCTTTATTTAAGGATGGCAGTCTTGTTAAGGTATATTCTGTTGCCATTGGCAGTCCGGCGACACCAACCCCTTTAGGTGCATTTAAAGTTTTTAATAAAGAAGTAAATCCGAGCTGGTATCCTCCTGGCAAGGATTATCATATCGACTCGGGTCCGGATAATCCATTAGGTTATCGCTGGATGGAATTTTCTCCTACTTACGGCATTCATGGAACAAATCGTCCGGATTCGATTGGCACTGTTGTTTCGAATGGTTGTATTCGCATGAATGAAAGGGATGTGGATGAACTCTTTGCGCAAGTGCCGCTTGGTACGCCTGTTACGATTATGTATGATCGCGTGCAGGTACGACTTGACGCCGTAGGACAAGCTAGTGTTGGCATATACCCCGATGTGTATGGTGTGGGTGGCGTGACAGTGGGCAATGTCAAAGCGGAGTTATCTCAGTACGGATTAGCTGATTTTGTGAGTGATGATAAAATCAGTCAACTCGTGGATGACGTCAGTGGTGTGCAGGTAATTGTAGCAACCGTCTGTGCCTTAAAAGTGAATGATCGGTTGCTTGATGATAAAGTTGTTATGGATGGTAGCAGGGTGTCCGTTCCCGTTGATTCGGTAGCTAGGGCGCTCAAAAAAACATTTTTGTTTGATGAAAATAATCACGTCGTGAGAATGCAAGCGAAAAGTGTGCCAGGCGTGCGCCGTGGGAGCCACATTTATGTTGTACCGGAAGATATTCAGACATTATTTGGTGGGTCTGCGGTATTGAATAGCGCCAAAAATGAATTTGTTATTCAAGCTCTCCGTGTCAAGGTGAATGATAAGCCTTATGATATGGATATTGAGCAAGTGGGGCCGATTTTAGCTTTGCCTGTTGAAAAGGTAGCGGAATCGTTAGGTGTGAAACTCTTGTATTCCAGCAATCGAGATCACGTCTTTGTGGGTGGACAAGAAGTGTTGGTAACGTGGATTCAAGGACAGCCTTATCTTCAAATTAATAAAATTAATGAGTTTTTCGGTGCCTGTGTATATTATAATGAGCAGGCACAAACAATTGAGCTAACCTATCCGGCTCCATAA
- a CDS encoding two-component system sensor histidine kinase NtrB produces MMIAEGFAAKELTGIIKEEDGDYLDAAKSGILFLDKSFRIVTLNKEAEKICSVKRSRVIGTQAEISLRHLGEKFVKIFNAHEYNDFSTNIKVKSMGNMVYVQVDVLNLHDLFGKAIGVIVILQDVSAIRAAFKQIQTTKMLMSLGEVAAGVAHHIRTPLTTINGYLQVMLNRLEDEQYVVRREVLETLLEETTYINDVVKELVLFAKPPINKMNNVNINKVIGQSLLLNFRDLGSEKVQINKSLTEGLPLLHADGNLLKQAFVNIIQNALEAMPEEGILTVKSWLHAELNMIVVAVTDTGSGVAKEIFSKIFEPFYTSKLDHMGLGLPIAHRIITEHGGFIHISDEDEGGTRVHVYLPVIDEKLRYFPEVHQQILNLQ; encoded by the coding sequence ATGATGATTGCCGAAGGGTTTGCTGCGAAAGAATTGACAGGCATAATCAAAGAGGAAGACGGAGACTATTTAGATGCGGCAAAGTCTGGTATTTTATTTTTAGATAAGTCATTTCGTATTGTAACGTTAAATAAGGAAGCGGAAAAAATTTGCTCTGTTAAGCGCAGTCGGGTTATTGGTACTCAGGCCGAGATATCCCTTAGGCATCTAGGGGAGAAATTTGTAAAAATTTTTAATGCTCACGAATATAATGATTTTTCGACAAATATTAAAGTAAAATCGATGGGGAACATGGTTTATGTTCAAGTCGATGTATTGAATTTGCATGACCTTTTTGGCAAAGCCATCGGAGTTATTGTTATTTTGCAAGATGTTTCAGCGATTCGAGCCGCGTTTAAACAAATTCAAACAACGAAAATGCTTATGTCCTTAGGTGAAGTAGCGGCAGGCGTGGCTCATCATATCCGAACGCCTTTAACTACGATTAACGGCTATTTGCAAGTGATGCTCAATCGGTTAGAGGATGAGCAGTATGTTGTAAGGCGAGAGGTACTGGAGACATTGCTTGAAGAGACAACTTATATTAATGATGTTGTCAAAGAATTGGTTTTATTTGCTAAACCCCCCATTAATAAAATGAATAACGTGAATATCAATAAAGTTATTGGACAATCGTTACTGTTGAATTTTCGTGATCTTGGAAGTGAAAAGGTTCAAATCAACAAGAGCTTGACTGAAGGACTGCCATTGCTTCACGCAGATGGCAATTTACTGAAACAAGCCTTTGTGAATATTATCCAAAATGCTCTGGAAGCCATGCCTGAGGAAGGCATACTGACAGTCAAGTCATGGTTGCATGCAGAGCTTAACATGATTGTTGTGGCTGTTACGGATACAGGTTCTGGTGTTGCGAAAGAAATATTTTCTAAAATATTTGAACCTTTTTATACATCTAAGCTGGATCATATGGGACTAGGCCTGCCTATCGCGCATCGCATTATTACCGAACATGGCGGATTTATTCATATTAGTGATGAAGATGAGGGCGGGACGAGGGTTCATGTCTACCTGCCTGTGATTGATGAGAAGCTTCGCTATTTTCCAGAAGTGCATCAACAAATTTTAAATTTGCAGTAA
- a CDS encoding Crp/Fnr family transcriptional regulator → MANWDFLKKIPFFQELSDRDLAVIGDLTIMRNYSKDTVIFMEAQQGEGFYYVQSGKVKILHTSLEGQEHIVHIVGPGEVFAEVLLFQRRGYPATAVALEDSKIGMIKNYDLEQAVLRYPQLALQLIKILSQKLLQAQQKITTLAFSDTSARTTENLIQLARQYGRQTEQGVEIDLSMTRQELANLVGTSRETVTRVLSALKKSKMIDLVDHKIIILAWDKLLHR, encoded by the coding sequence ATGGCTAATTGGGATTTCTTAAAAAAAATACCATTCTTTCAAGAACTTTCTGACCGGGATTTAGCTGTTATTGGTGATTTGACGATTATGCGGAACTACAGCAAAGATACCGTTATTTTTATGGAGGCGCAGCAAGGCGAAGGTTTTTATTATGTGCAATCAGGTAAGGTGAAAATTTTACATACTTCTCTTGAAGGTCAGGAACATATTGTTCATATCGTAGGGCCGGGTGAGGTATTTGCTGAGGTCTTATTATTTCAACGCAGAGGGTATCCGGCTACAGCTGTGGCATTAGAAGATTCAAAGATCGGAATGATTAAAAATTATGATTTAGAGCAGGCTGTGCTCCGCTATCCACAGTTGGCTCTGCAGTTGATCAAAATCTTAAGCCAGAAACTTCTACAGGCTCAACAGAAAATTACAACCTTGGCCTTTTCTGATACATCTGCTCGGACGACAGAAAATTTGATTCAACTGGCTCGACAATATGGTAGGCAGACCGAACAGGGTGTGGAAATTGATCTTTCTATGACGAGACAGGAATTAGCGAATTTAGTGGGCACTTCACGTGAAACCGTGACTAGGGTCTTGAGTGCATTAAAGAAGTCTAAAATGATTGATTTAGTGGATCATAAAATTATTATTTTAGCGTGGGATAAACTTTTACATCGGTAG
- a CDS encoding DUF445 domain-containing protein: MMNQANIALAISGVLYVFSCLLSVYYPGMFAVELFSAVSEAALVGGIADWFAVTALFRKPFGFPYHTALIASNRQKLIAATARMVQNELLSTSSIQQKIGQVCLVDLFIHWIEKQGGKVLIANTLARYTIHATQQIDLHELAKSAQNMMRTALHSWKFVPGLRTLGLTILERNQEERVIQFLLGKMKMKVAQIDTYKVIYSYLQSYAEEKTAAQRSTTFGFLAELFYEGAKVFDAINLEDAAKALQQEIYATIQDLEEKDHPLRLWLKQNLQDAIEKLGQDSVQTAEVENWKDALIDRIDFIQVLEPFFLYLLQPNLNEGEGTLAFIQNHSMLEQVKYFTKKSPIMGWVFMQSERYWGLFLQDKGKQAWLERYFQDAVCHGVESQHEFIGSIVKSVLEQLSNEALNRLIGDKVGEDLQWVRINGSIVGGLVGLCLFLFLHFIYGPWLLPWMKPFIG; encoded by the coding sequence ATGATGAATCAAGCCAATATTGCGCTGGCTATTTCGGGTGTTCTCTATGTGTTTTCATGCCTTCTCAGCGTGTATTATCCAGGAATGTTTGCTGTTGAGCTATTTTCTGCTGTCAGTGAGGCGGCGCTTGTGGGCGGAATTGCCGATTGGTTTGCTGTTACGGCGCTATTTCGCAAACCTTTCGGGTTTCCTTATCATACGGCACTGATTGCAAGCAATCGGCAGAAACTTATCGCAGCTACAGCACGTATGGTACAAAATGAGCTACTCAGTACATCGTCGATTCAACAAAAAATTGGCCAAGTTTGCTTGGTTGATTTATTTATTCATTGGATAGAAAAGCAGGGCGGCAAGGTCCTGATTGCGAATACGCTTGCTCGTTATACTATCCATGCAACGCAGCAGATAGATCTTCATGAATTAGCAAAGTCGGCTCAAAATATGATGAGAACCGCTCTGCATTCTTGGAAATTTGTGCCTGGCCTTCGGACACTGGGGCTTACTATACTTGAGCGTAATCAAGAAGAAAGAGTTATTCAGTTTCTATTAGGCAAAATGAAAATGAAAGTAGCCCAGATAGATACATACAAAGTGATTTATTCTTATCTCCAAAGTTATGCTGAAGAGAAAACGGCGGCGCAGCGCAGTACGACTTTTGGCTTTCTTGCTGAACTATTTTATGAAGGTGCCAAAGTTTTTGATGCGATTAATTTAGAGGATGCGGCCAAGGCTTTGCAACAGGAAATATATGCGACTATTCAAGATCTAGAAGAAAAAGATCATCCTTTAAGATTATGGCTCAAACAAAATTTGCAAGATGCCATCGAAAAACTTGGACAGGATTCTGTGCAGACCGCTGAAGTAGAAAATTGGAAAGATGCATTAATTGATAGGATTGATTTTATCCAAGTACTTGAACCTTTTTTTTTGTATTTGTTGCAGCCCAATTTAAATGAAGGTGAAGGAACGCTGGCTTTTATACAGAATCATTCGATGCTTGAACAGGTTAAGTATTTTACTAAGAAATCTCCAATTATGGGCTGGGTATTTATGCAAAGCGAACGGTATTGGGGTCTTTTTTTACAGGATAAAGGCAAACAGGCTTGGTTAGAACGGTATTTTCAGGACGCAGTTTGCCATGGTGTCGAAAGCCAGCATGAATTTATTGGCTCCATCGTGAAGAGTGTTTTAGAACAGCTATCAAATGAAGCTTTAAATAGACTTATTGGAGATAAAGTAGGGGAAGACTTGCAATGGGTGCGTATTAATGGTTCTATTGTGGGCGGTCTTGTGGGTCTGTGCTTATTTCTGTTTTTGCATTTTATTTATGGGCCTTGGCTGTTACCTTGGATGAAGCCATTCATTGGGTAG
- a CDS encoding DUF445 domain-containing protein, translating to MGTNRYKATITLIVSACLFLLSLPFAKGLVGGLIFSAASAALVGGIADWFAVNALFRRPLGISFRTAIIPRNRERIFNDIVDMVENRLLTKEHVKEQIARHNMSVIAIDYLEKSGGRQKIHLIMRNVVEDLLGKVNPNDFGRVVETGAKRYIQSANLAPIVAQTLRWLLEQGYDRRISLFLLDELIRFCQLPYFSNWLQDLIEQSKIAYTAGKSQRKLALWLLDSGGLSTLTMRDTALAALLHYLELLKQPDSYLLKNQRLWLEKLINQLEETPELLEKIAYIKQMLLKQLPVRSLVSEFICRERDRAEHEEGFLVSLLHQLEMQLDVMLKAFKNSEGQQDSLDHLMKRILFSVIDRHHQQLGSLIRENLNTYTNDYFIEFIENKVGDDLQMIRINGSVVGGTVGLILHAVNLVIK from the coding sequence ATGGGAACAAATCGTTATAAAGCAACAATTACTTTAATTGTGTCCGCTTGTTTGTTTTTATTGAGCCTTCCTTTTGCAAAAGGTTTGGTGGGCGGACTGATTTTTAGTGCTGCTTCGGCCGCTTTAGTGGGTGGTATAGCTGACTGGTTTGCTGTGAATGCGCTTTTTCGTCGCCCCCTTGGCATTTCTTTTCGTACGGCTATTATTCCGCGCAATCGTGAACGAATTTTTAATGATATTGTGGATATGGTGGAGAATCGTTTACTGACCAAGGAACATGTGAAAGAACAAATTGCGCGACATAATATGTCTGTCATTGCCATTGACTATTTAGAAAAATCTGGAGGACGCCAAAAAATTCATCTCATCATGCGTAATGTCGTTGAAGACTTGCTTGGAAAAGTAAATCCCAATGACTTTGGCCGGGTTGTAGAAACAGGTGCTAAGCGTTATATTCAGTCAGCTAATCTGGCCCCTATTGTAGCACAGACTTTGCGCTGGCTTTTAGAGCAAGGTTATGACAGGAGGATTAGTTTATTTTTACTTGATGAATTGATTCGATTTTGTCAGCTGCCCTATTTTTCCAATTGGCTGCAGGATTTGATTGAACAGTCGAAAATAGCTTATACAGCAGGGAAGAGTCAACGTAAATTGGCTCTTTGGCTACTTGATTCAGGCGGCTTGTCTACATTGACGATGCGTGATACAGCACTTGCTGCGCTTCTTCATTATTTAGAATTACTTAAACAGCCAGACAGTTATTTACTTAAAAATCAGCGATTATGGCTGGAGAAGCTGATAAATCAGCTGGAAGAAACCCCTGAATTATTAGAAAAGATAGCCTATATCAAGCAAATGTTATTAAAGCAGCTACCTGTTCGCAGTTTAGTTAGCGAATTTATTTGTCGTGAGCGGGACAGGGCTGAGCATGAAGAGGGCTTCTTAGTGAGCCTTTTGCATCAGTTGGAAATGCAACTGGATGTTATGTTAAAGGCATTTAAAAATAGCGAGGGTCAACAAGATAGTCTTGATCATTTAATGAAAAGAATCTTATTTTCTGTCATTGACCGTCATCACCAACAGCTGGGAAGTCTTATTCGAGAAAATCTTAATACCTATACAAATGACTATTTTATTGAGTTTATCGAAAATAAAGTTGGCGATGATTTGCAAATGATCCGGATTAATGGGTCTGTTGTAGGTGGAACAGTGGGACTTATTTTACATGCAGTAAACTTGGTCATCAAGTAG
- a CDS encoding CAP domain-containing protein yields the protein MKNHIVVFGIVSLIGFFCWLPLTFASPFFLNYIVTPAMNTVTIAKRPLVTWTFSAPIAPAVVRLFLDDQEVMAWWDPIHQTLSYKPPAELDGGAHFMWCDLFFDGYQPMHFESQFDIVTPTADIAPSSPSDEQVQLRKAALQALNQLRQQVKLQPLVLQEELNNAAQSHSNYISRYFPQTVTLSIHQEQWDKPGYTGKSAVERGAYFGYFGRIGEVIDPGGAFTPERGVIGLCDSPYHRIVLLNPNYHDVGIGFSSHGDGADNVLVINAATREFDGNNPIITYPYEDQGDAKLGWYVSEVPNPLRFFGIDSQFVGYPITIGVYSSKIKEFQLITASLQDEQGKDVPSYIVDSSLDTVKSQVFIIPKEALNFAATYHVAVKARLLYNDDSDELWEKSWQYRTVSNLAIESMAIELSALDTGGTAELVRVSLNCGDLADMTYELVPEGQTQWIERWENRTKQFSFYSKILPEADYDLILRANGLESHIPVEIYTRDGKKQIKIQE from the coding sequence ATGAAAAACCATATTGTCGTTTTTGGAATTGTAAGTTTGATTGGGTTCTTTTGTTGGTTACCGTTGACTTTTGCCAGTCCCTTTTTTCTTAACTATATCGTCACTCCAGCTATGAATACCGTGACAATTGCAAAACGTCCGCTTGTTACTTGGACGTTTTCTGCCCCTATAGCGCCAGCTGTTGTGCGCTTGTTTCTAGATGATCAGGAAGTAATGGCTTGGTGGGATCCTATTCACCAAACCTTGTCTTATAAGCCGCCAGCAGAACTTGACGGGGGCGCCCATTTTATGTGGTGTGATCTTTTTTTCGATGGTTACCAACCCATGCATTTTGAATCGCAGTTTGACATTGTTACGCCCACTGCAGATATAGCCCCAAGTTCTCCTAGTGATGAGCAAGTCCAGTTGAGAAAGGCCGCTTTGCAGGCTTTAAATCAGCTTCGACAACAGGTAAAGTTACAGCCGCTCGTTTTACAGGAAGAGTTAAATAATGCAGCTCAAAGCCATAGTAATTATATTAGCCGTTATTTTCCCCAGACGGTTACTTTAAGTATTCACCAAGAACAGTGGGATAAGCCGGGATATACAGGTAAAAGTGCCGTGGAGCGCGGGGCATATTTTGGCTATTTTGGCCGAATTGGTGAGGTCATTGATCCAGGTGGGGCTTTTACGCCGGAACGAGGTGTGATTGGCCTCTGCGATAGTCCTTATCATCGGATCGTTTTATTAAATCCTAATTATCATGATGTAGGAATTGGGTTTAGCAGTCATGGCGATGGTGCTGACAATGTCCTTGTAATTAATGCTGCTACAAGAGAATTCGATGGTAATAATCCCATCATCACCTATCCTTATGAAGATCAGGGGGATGCTAAATTGGGTTGGTATGTGAGTGAAGTACCGAATCCTCTGCGCTTTTTTGGGATTGACAGCCAATTTGTGGGTTATCCCATTACAATTGGTGTTTATTCATCTAAAATTAAAGAGTTTCAATTAATTACGGCTTCTTTACAAGATGAACAAGGCAAAGATGTCCCAAGTTATATTGTTGATTCGAGCTTGGATACAGTCAAGTCACAAGTCTTCATCATTCCTAAAGAGGCGTTAAATTTCGCTGCCACTTATCATGTAGCAGTCAAAGCGCGGTTGCTTTATAATGATGATAGTGATGAACTTTGGGAAAAATCCTGGCAGTATCGAACGGTTTCTAATTTAGCCATTGAATCTATGGCAATAGAACTGTCTGCCTTAGATACAGGTGGAACAGCTGAACTTGTGAGAGTCTCGCTTAATTGTGGCGATTTAGCAGATATGACTTATGAACTTGTTCCTGAGGGACAGACTCAATGGATTGAGCGTTGGGAGAATAGGACTAAACAATTTAGTTTTTATAGCAAGATTTTACCTGAAGCTGACTATGATTTGATTCTGCGTGCAAATGGATTAGAAAGCCATATTCCTGTTGAAATTTATACAAGGGATGGTAAAAAGCAAATAAAAATTCAGGAGTGA
- a CDS encoding histidinol phosphate phosphatase, producing MLFDTHLHTCFSTDSEMTLDELKKEMSQQNYGAIITEHMDLHYPVSGKFTFSIDDYFSLYGPYRNKALLLGIEIGLRQDSLAEYNQVVRESPFDFVLGSIHVVDQHDLFYPPYYEGRSKQEAYERYFRTMIDCVKAYDFVDSLGHIDYIARYAPYADPEIYYHDFSDVIQELLTVVVQKDIALEINTRRFDDRQVMEHLLPIYQKFHDLGGKYVTLGSDAHRPTAVANHLQDAWQLAQRCSLQAVYYQGRQRMMLTE from the coding sequence ATGCTTTTTGATACTCATTTACATACGTGCTTTTCAACGGATTCTGAAATGACTCTTGACGAACTGAAAAAAGAAATGAGTCAGCAAAATTATGGTGCCATTATAACGGAACATATGGATTTGCATTATCCTGTTTCAGGTAAATTTACTTTTTCTATTGACGATTATTTTTCTCTTTACGGACCTTATCGTAACAAGGCTTTGTTACTCGGTATTGAAATTGGCTTAAGGCAAGATTCACTTGCTGAATATAACCAGGTAGTCCGTGAAAGTCCATTTGATTTTGTGTTGGGTTCCATTCATGTTGTGGACCAGCATGATCTGTTTTATCCGCCTTACTATGAGGGGCGGAGCAAACAGGAAGCTTATGAACGCTATTTTCGTACGATGATTGATTGTGTGAAAGCCTATGATTTTGTGGATAGTTTGGGTCATATCGATTATATTGCGCGTTATGCGCCTTATGCGGATCCTGAGATTTATTATCATGATTTCTCCGATGTTATCCAGGAATTGCTTACAGTTGTTGTACAGAAAGATATTGCTCTTGAGATCAATACGCGACGTTTTGATGATCGGCAGGTTATGGAACATTTGTTGCCCATTTATCAAAAATTTCATGATCTTGGTGGAAAATATGTTACGCTTGGTTCAGATGCCCATCGACCCACGGCTGTTGCTAATCACCTTCAAGATGCTTGGCAGCTTGCACAGCGTTGTAGTTTGCAAGCCGTTTATTATCAGGGGCGGCAAAGAATGATGTTGACAGAATAA
- a CDS encoding sodium:calcium antiporter, whose protein sequence is MMMLLILTLVLAAVLIYLSCEYFVNGIEWVGRKFHIAGNTVGTVLAAIGTALPESIITLIAVAFGVTESQKDIGVGSALGGPLILSTIGYAVVGWCIFASSKGHVRRRLAIDYGKLSKDQLWFLGIFIFNAVLGFTTFAGKYLAAILLFAVYALYCHKEMCVECELERPSSEPLKIRSKQAEPETKWVLVQTIGSLLFICLGSQIFVNRLEVFSELLGVPSHIIALFLSPIATELPEILNAIIWVRQGKISLALANVSGSMMIQATIPSAFGLLFTPWRFDSYLAMAVIATIASIAFLQVTLKNNHFSAGRLSFAAVFYMMFAAGVYFFSQGFFREFVISSIK, encoded by the coding sequence ATGATGATGTTACTTATTCTTACACTTGTACTTGCGGCTGTGCTGATTTACCTAAGCTGTGAATACTTTGTCAATGGGATTGAATGGGTGGGCCGAAAATTTCATATTGCGGGGAATACAGTTGGAACGGTTCTTGCTGCCATTGGTACAGCTTTGCCTGAAAGTATTATTACGCTTATTGCCGTCGCTTTTGGCGTAACGGAAAGCCAGAAGGATATTGGTGTCGGTTCGGCTCTTGGCGGTCCCCTCATTTTGAGTACCATTGGTTATGCCGTAGTAGGCTGGTGTATTTTTGCTTCTTCTAAAGGTCATGTCCGTCGACGGTTAGCTATTGATTATGGCAAATTGAGTAAAGATCAGTTATGGTTTTTGGGTATCTTTATTTTTAATGCAGTCTTAGGTTTTACCACATTTGCTGGTAAATATTTGGCGGCTATTTTACTTTTCGCTGTTTATGCGCTTTATTGCCACAAAGAGATGTGTGTGGAATGTGAACTGGAACGCCCAAGTTCTGAACCGTTAAAAATTCGTTCAAAGCAGGCAGAACCTGAAACAAAATGGGTCCTTGTTCAAACAATCGGATCACTACTCTTTATTTGTTTAGGTTCCCAAATTTTTGTGAATCGATTGGAAGTATTCAGTGAATTACTTGGTGTTCCCTCACATATTATTGCGCTGTTTTTGAGCCCTATTGCAACAGAGTTACCCGAAATACTCAATGCCATCATCTGGGTTAGACAGGGGAAAATATCGCTGGCTTTAGCGAATGTGAGCGGATCTATGATGATTCAGGCCACCATTCCCAGTGCTTTTGGGCTACTGTTTACGCCATGGCGTTTTGATAGCTATCTAGCTATGGCTGTTATTGCAACGATTGCTTCGATTGCTTTTTTGCAAGTTACCCTGAAAAATAATCATTTTTCAGCAGGGCGGTTATCTTTTGCCGCTGTCTTTTATATGATGTTCGCTGCAGGAGTTTATTTTTTCAGTCAAGGATTTTTTCGTGAATTTGTTATTTCATCGATAAAATAG
- the ggt gene encoding gamma-glutamyltransferase — MSKLNRWQRFFAIVLIGFLSLPAMPVTNASNRPTTMAPDGMVVTPHYLASEAALQVLEKGGNAVEAAIAASSTISVVYPHMNSIGGDNFWLIYNAKTGELKALNASGRSGSLATIDFYKSQGYHNIPARGYLAANTVPGAVSGWWDAYEYSKSAMGGNQQWSGLLNSAINYTENGFPVTPSQAYWTKVNVESHDNEFRNLQRFEGFRSVFLKDDGTPYKTGELFKQKDLSNTLKIIAQKGADGFYKGEIAQKIVADVQANGGVLTLEDFANHKANWVTPLSVDYRGYKAYNLPPNTQGMTSLSILNILNNVDLKSMGEGTADYYHVIVEATKQAFADRDKWLTDPEFVKIPTANLLSVEHGAELAKRINMQQAASNVKPLDSQGDTVWIGIVDKEGNAVSLIQSIYHEFGSGIVVKGTGVTLQNRGSFFSLDPTNVNHLEPHKRTFHTLNPAMLFKDNKPYLVYGTMGGEGQPQTQAAIVTRIVDFNFSVQDAIEAPRWLLGRTWGASSNDLKIEGRVPAEVISQLKDRGQLVKVVEDYTDVMGHAGAILVDPNSGVKYGGADPRGDGAAVGF; from the coding sequence TTGAGTAAACTAAACAGGTGGCAACGTTTTTTCGCAATCGTGTTAATAGGTTTCTTGAGTTTACCAGCAATGCCAGTAACCAATGCTTCAAATCGGCCTACAACCATGGCACCAGATGGTATGGTTGTAACACCGCACTATCTGGCTTCGGAAGCAGCTTTACAGGTTCTTGAAAAAGGCGGTAACGCCGTAGAGGCTGCGATTGCAGCCTCATCAACAATAAGTGTTGTATACCCACATATGAATTCAATTGGCGGTGACAATTTCTGGCTTATTTATAATGCCAAGACTGGCGAACTTAAAGCCTTAAATGCCAGTGGACGGTCAGGTAGTTTAGCAACAATTGACTTCTATAAATCGCAAGGTTATCATAACATTCCTGCACGGGGATATCTCGCGGCGAATACTGTTCCTGGCGCCGTTTCGGGATGGTGGGATGCTTATGAGTATTCAAAATCGGCGATGGGTGGCAATCAGCAATGGTCAGGATTATTGAATAGTGCTATCAATTATACAGAAAACGGTTTTCCTGTAACGCCTAGTCAAGCATACTGGACAAAAGTAAATGTGGAATCACATGATAATGAATTTCGTAATTTACAACGATTTGAAGGCTTTCGTTCTGTTTTCCTGAAGGATGACGGCACTCCTTATAAAACAGGAGAATTATTTAAGCAGAAAGATCTATCTAATACCCTGAAAATTATCGCTCAAAAAGGTGCAGACGGTTTCTATAAAGGGGAAATTGCACAAAAGATCGTTGCTGACGTACAAGCCAACGGTGGGGTATTAACTCTGGAAGATTTCGCAAATCATAAAGCTAATTGGGTAACACCGCTCTCAGTAGACTATCGAGGTTATAAAGCATATAATTTACCACCGAATACGCAAGGAATGACTTCTCTTTCGATTTTAAATATCCTGAATAACGTGGATTTAAAATCAATGGGAGAGGGAACGGCTGATTATTATCACGTCATAGTTGAAGCTACTAAACAAGCTTTCGCTGATCGCGACAAGTGGCTCACTGATCCCGAATTCGTAAAAATACCTACTGCTAACTTATTATCGGTAGAACACGGTGCAGAATTAGCAAAGCGTATTAATATGCAGCAAGCCGCCTCCAATGTAAAACCCCTAGACTCACAAGGCGACACAGTTTGGATCGGCATAGTGGATAAAGAGGGCAATGCAGTATCCTTAATTCAAAGTATTTATCATGAATTCGGCTCAGGTATTGTAGTAAAGGGAACAGGGGTAACGTTACAAAATCGTGGTAGTTTCTTTTCTTTAGATCCCACTAACGTTAATCATCTAGAACCTCATAAACGTACCTTCCATACTTTAAATCCTGCTATGTTGTTTAAAGATAATAAACCATACTTAGTTTACGGCACGATGGGCGGAGAAGGGCAACCCCAAACGCAAGCCGCTATTGTAACCCGCATTGTTGATTTTAATTTCAGTGTTCAGGATGCGATTGAGGCTCCTCGCTGGCTTCTTGGTCGCACTTGGGGCGCATCATCCAATGATCTTAAAATAGAAGGCCGCGTTCCAGCTGAAGTTATTAGTCAATTGAAAGACCGTGGCCAGCTCGTTAAAGTTGTCGAAGACTATACGGATGTGATGGGACACGCGGGAGCAATTTTGGTTGACCCAAATTCCGGTGTGAAATACGGGGGCGCTGATCCTCGTGGCGATGGCGCTGCTGTTGGTTTCTAA